A region from the Indicator indicator isolate 239-I01 chromosome 4, UM_Iind_1.1, whole genome shotgun sequence genome encodes:
- the CHAC1 gene encoding glutathione-specific gamma-glutamylcyclotransferase 1 — protein MKRDPQRPEECPSWPEEPAPASLLSSSSSPPGRGEGAEPKLTPPVWIFGYGSLVWRPGFEFTSSKVGFIRGYSRRFWQGDTFHRGSERMPGRVVTLLEDCGACTWGVAYEVRGEQIAASLQYLNMREGVLGGYDTKLVKFHPQEKDGEEPILALVYIATPQNPSYLGPASEEDIAAQIIVSSGCAGHNIEYLLRLADFMRYFCPQAEDKHLFSIEEALISILPCLYYTEDSLEETASVPQKSKS, from the exons ATGAAACGCGACCCACAGCGTCCCGAGGAGTGCCCGAGCTGGCCCGAGGAGCCGGCACCCGCCTCCCTCCTTTCATCATCTTCTTCCCCCCCAGGACGGGGGGAGGGCGCGGAGCCGAAGCTGACGCCGCCGGTGTGGATCTTCGGGTATGGGTCGCTGGTGTGGAGGCCAGGCTTCGAGTTCACGTCGAGCAAGGTGGGCTTCATCCGTGGCTACAGCCGCCGCTTCTGGCAGGGGGACACCTTCCACCGCGGCAGCGAGAGGATG CCCGGCCGTGTGGTGACGCTGCTGGAGGACTGCGGG GCATGCACATGGGGTGTAGCCTATGAAGTCCGTGGGGAACAAATTGCTGCATCACTTCAGTATCTCAACATGCGAGAAGGTGTCCTGGGAGGCTATGACACCAAGCTGGTGAAGTTCCACCCTCaggagaaagatggagaggaacCCATCCTGGCTCTTGTTTACATTGCCACACCCCAGAACCCATCTTACCTCGGCCCAGCATCTGAAGAGGACATTGCTGCACAAATCATTGTCTCAAGTGGTTGTGCTGGTCATAACATTGAGTACTTGCTGAGACTGGCAGACTTCATGCGCTACTTTTGCCCTCAAGCAGAGGATAAACATCTCTTCTCCATTGAAGAGGCTCTTATTTCCATCCTTCCATGCCTGTACTATACAGAGGACTCTCTAGAAGAAACTGCAAGTGTCCCACAGAAATCTAAGAGTTGA